From the Ovis canadensis isolate MfBH-ARS-UI-01 breed Bighorn chromosome Y, ARS-UI_OviCan_v2, whole genome shotgun sequence genome, the window CAGCTTAACCTTTATGGATTTCATAAAAAGCGGcaaactgttcaaagatcggctTCACTACctgtctttctggaagaagaaaacaacatctctcttttgagtaaggtattccaaaattttcacttattGCCAACATGTCAGATTAAACcatgtgacctagaaagcatgttcatatatgtagctaaaacagaatttaaacttgagataacaaGTTGttgaaaaagttttatatttttgaagttGAAAACAGCTGGAGGTTAAAATATTGGATGTTaacaaactttccttttttttttttagttttttatttttttaattttattttttttttaaatttttagttttttattttttaaattttaaaatctttaattcttacatgtgttcccaaacatgaacccccctcccagacAGAAGTTCTGAAGCtaaagtggtatttactgtatatatacaacatacTTTTAGTTGAGCATATTCTCtctaacatgttacctgttaaaactaccaacagaGGTATTTGATTTGATGTTATTTAATTGGTTCCATTAAAGGAATACGTTTTTATAACTTAGCTTTGTTTGTCAGTTTTACCTTGGTttataaagaaactaaataatttaattctttgaTTTTAGTTACAGACCTACTATAATCCAAATTTCAAAAGAGGCCATCCCCAACTTTTAGTAAGAATGCAAAGAAGAGTTGGAATTAACAGTGTGTCTCCAATATCTTCATTAGTTCAAGGCAACAAGAAGCATGCTAAAGCAACTGTCAAAAAAGATGATCATAACTctgaatttcttccagaaatgagTGGAGAGAGTGCATTTCCAGCCTCCACAAGTTTAAGTGTGCCTTTCATACAAAAGCCTCATACCAGCCAGGTAGTCGCTAATACAAGTGCCCTATCTCCATGTGCCTTACCTACCCCATCAGCAATATCAGTTAGACACACAGACCAGATTGTGGTAGATCAACCTGAAGTTTTACAAAAGTTGAGCAGTTTTAATTGGCACTCAAAGAGCAGCTGCACTCAAGTAAATGGCCACGTTGAGGACTTTGCTACTACAACTGCATCTACTTCTCGGAACCACATCGAATCTCCATTACAGAGCAGTTATTCTGGACTGATGGTGGAACCTTCTAAATTTCCAGACAGGCATAGCGATATGTCAGCCCGTGACAGTCCTTTTCTTAACCTGCAAGAGAGAGGCAACTCATGGTTCTCAGTACCAACAATCGCTTATACAGCTGCCTCCTCTCTTCCGAGTAAACTCATCAACAATCATCAATATGTGAAAACCATCCTAATTAAAA encodes:
- the LOC138431390 gene encoding heat shock transcription factor, Y-linked-like, which codes for MAHISSEIQDGSPKDEPTGSEASIRPSLYDYTTGDSVLRSMIEEYAFQALSEELVIKGPHYTYPVSETDDTNDFLSLTFPQKLWNIVESDQFVSIWWDDTGTCIVINEELFKKEVLERKDPFRIFETKSMKSLIRQLNLYGFHKKRQTVQRSASLPVFLEEENNISLLSKLQTYYNPNFKRGHPQLLVRMQRRVGINSVSPISSLVQGNKKHAKATVKKDDHNSEFLPEMSGESAFPASTSLSVPFIQKPHTSQVVANTSALSPCALPTPSAISVRHTDQIVVDQPEVLQKLSSFNWHSKSSCTQVNGHVEDFATTTASTSRNHIESPLQSSYSGLMVEPSKFPDRHSDMSARDSPFLNLQERGNSWFSVPTIAYTAASSLPSKLINNHQYVKTILIKTDLSNTCQIMEPKGD